In Haloarcula limicola, the genomic stretch CGGCCTCGATGTCGTCGTGGAGGTCCTCGATGGCGTCCTCGGCGTACTGCTTCTCGAGTTGCAGTTCGTTCAGCTGGGCGTCTAAGTCGTCCATCCGGTCTTCGAGGGCGTCGATGTTCTCGCGGATCGCCTCTCGCTCGTCGGTGAGGTCGGGGAGCTCCGAATCCTGCACCTCCGCCTCTAGCTCCTCGATGTCGCCCTCGACGGCCGCTATCTCCTCGTTCTTCCCCTCGATCTCGGCCTCCAACTCGTCCATCTCGTCGGCGACGGACTCCCGGTCGCTGGCTATCTCTTCGAGGTCGCTCTCCAGTTTCTCGATGCGCTCGCGGGCCTCCGAGAGCGCGGTCTGCTTGCGCTCGATGCTCGTCTCGATGTCCCGGACCTGCTCGGTCGCGTCGGACTCGCGGTCGCGGGCGTCGTCGAGGCGCTCCTCGGCGTCTCTGAGGTCCTCGCGCACGTCCGCGCGCTGGTCTTCGAGGTCGTTGATCCGCTTTGCGACCCGTTCGAGCTGGCCGGCCCCGCCCGAGAAGGAGTAGCGCGTGCCCGAGGACGAGCCGCCGGTCATCGCGCCGCTCTTCTCGACTAAGTCGCCCTCGAGGGTCACCATCCGGTAGTCGCCCATCAGGTCGCGGGCGGTGGACATGTCGTCGACGACGACCGTATCGCCGAGCACGTAGGAGAAGACGCCGGCGTAGTCGGGGTCGAAGTCCACCAGGTTGTACGCGAAGTCGACCACGCCGTCGGCGCTCGGCAGCGACGGGAGCGACCGCCGCTGCATCTGCGTGATGGGCAGGAACGTCGCTCGCCCGGCGTTGCGGGATTTGAGGTACTCGATACAGGACTGGCCGACGCCGTCGTCGTCCACGACGACGTGGGCGAGCCGCCCGCCCGCCGCCGTCTCGCAGGCGGTGGCGTACTCGGGGTTCACGCCGCCCAACTGCCCGACGGTGCCGTGGACGCCCTCGCGGCCGGCGTTCAGGATGGCCGTCACGGCCCGGCCGTAGGAGGAGTCGCCGTCCTGACCGGCCTTCGCTTCGAGCTGGGCGTACTCCTGCTGTTTCGCGCTGATCTCGTCTTCGAGTTCGTCTAGATCGGATTGGAGTTCGCGCTTCTCGGCGCGCAGGTCGTCGACGACTTCCCCGATGGTCTCCTTGTTCTTCTGCGCCTTCTCCAGTTCGGTCTCCAAGTCCTCGATGTCGGCTTCGAGGTCCGGTATCTCCGCCTCCGCCTCCTCGATGGCGTCTCGCTTCTCGTCTTCCTCGTTGGAGCGGCGGCGCGCCTCGTCTAACAGGCGGTCCTGCTCCCGCTGGAGGTCGTTGCGCTCGCTCTTGAGCGATTCGAGGCGGTCCCGCTTGTCTTCGAGTTCGTCCTTTATCTCCTCGAACTCCTCACCGATGTCGTCGATGCGCTGCTGGACGTCCGCGAGGTCGCTCTCCTCGCTCGCGACGTCCGCCTTGACGTTGGACTTCTCGACTTTCGTCTCGCGGATGTCGCTCTCTAACTCGTCGATGGTCTCCTGCTTGCGGTCGATCTGGACGAACGCCTGCCGGCGCTCGTTCTCGGCGTCCTCGACGGCCTCCTCGGCGTTGTCGATCTTGTCGCCGAGCCGCGAGATGTCGCCCTTTATCTCCTCGATGTCGCGCTTGATGGCGAGTTGCTCGTCCTCGCCCTTCCGCTCGATCTCCTGATTGAGCGCGTGGAGTTCGTCTTCGAGGCGGACGACCTTCCCCTGTCGCTCGTCGAGTTCGCGCTGGAGGTCCGCGAGTTCGCCCTCCAGTTTCTCGATTCGACCCTCGACGGCGTCGAGTTCCGAGCGCTTGTCTTCGAGTTCGGCGGCCTTGCGGTAGCCCTCGTACTCCTCTCGCTCTTCCCGCAGGGACTGGTACTCCAGCGCCGTCTCGCGTTCGTCTTCGAGCTGGTCGAGGCGGTCCCGCTTCTCCTCGATGCGCAGCTCCGCCTCGCCGATGCGCTCCTCGACGACCTCCAGTTCCTCGAAGGCGTCGGCCTTCTTCGCGTCGAACTGGGCGACGCCAGCGATCTCGTCGATGATCTCCCGACGGGAGCCGGCGGTCATGTTGATTATCTCGGTGACGTCGCCCTGCATCACGACGTTGTACCCCTCCGGCGTCACGCCCGCCTGCGCGAGGAGGTCCTGGATGTCGGAGAGGTTGACCGAGCGGCCGTTGATGTAGTAGTACGAGTAGTAGTTGTCCTCGG encodes the following:
- the smc gene encoding chromosome segregation protein SMC produces the protein MHIKELVLDNFKSFGRKTRIPFYEDFTTISGPNGSGKSNIIDAILFALGLARTSGIRAEKLTDLIYNPGHADEESEYDGERQASVEVILANDDRTLERAQVVNAAGTEDVGDVDEIAIKRRVKETEDNYYSYYYINGRSVNLSDIQDLLAQAGVTPEGYNVVMQGDVTEIINMTAGSRREIIDEIAGVAQFDAKKADAFEELEVVEERIGEAELRIEEKRDRLDQLEDERETALEYQSLREEREEYEGYRKAAELEDKRSELDAVEGRIEKLEGELADLQRELDERQGKVVRLEDELHALNQEIERKGEDEQLAIKRDIEEIKGDISRLGDKIDNAEEAVEDAENERRQAFVQIDRKQETIDELESDIRETKVEKSNVKADVASEESDLADVQQRIDDIGEEFEEIKDELEDKRDRLESLKSERNDLQREQDRLLDEARRRSNEEDEKRDAIEEAEAEIPDLEADIEDLETELEKAQKNKETIGEVVDDLRAEKRELQSDLDELEDEISAKQQEYAQLEAKAGQDGDSSYGRAVTAILNAGREGVHGTVGQLGGVNPEYATACETAAGGRLAHVVVDDDGVGQSCIEYLKSRNAGRATFLPITQMQRRSLPSLPSADGVVDFAYNLVDFDPDYAGVFSYVLGDTVVVDDMSTARDLMGDYRMVTLEGDLVEKSGAMTGGSSSGTRYSFSGGAGQLERVAKRINDLEDQRADVREDLRDAEERLDDARDRESDATEQVRDIETSIERKQTALSEARERIEKLESDLEEIASDRESVADEMDELEAEIEGKNEEIAAVEGDIEELEAEVQDSELPDLTDEREAIRENIDALEDRMDDLDAQLNELQLEKQYAEDAIEDLHDDIEAAQNRKAEKEETIARLEEQVEEKEALKAEKEAEVADLEDELADLKEEREELRDELQTAKEARDEQQSAVSEVERDLGDEREDEERLEWEIDELEAQVGDYDPEDVPDHDTVEAEIERLSGEMEALEPVNMRAIDEYDSVADDLADLEDQKDTLVEEAEGIRDRIDTYEARKKETFMDSFDEINEQFEDIFERLSNGTGHLHLEDEDDPFEGGLTMKAQPGDKPIQRLNAMSGGEKSLTALAFIFAIQRHNPAPFYALDEVDAFLDAANADLVGELVDELAGEAQFVVVSHRSALLERSERAIGVMMQGDNVSTVTGIDLSGEGPDDEEALADD